The genomic DNA tttgaaTATACTTTAAATACCTCGCCATCTAATaaagttgataattaataattacggttaaatataaaaaataaaggattATTGTATCGAAGTCTTCAATTACCAGCATCATCGGGAATATTGTCTTCATTTCCTGTCTCTTCGGAAACTTCGTCATCGATGCACTCCTCGGGTTTAACACAAAGATCTTGTGAATTTCTTACGAATCCTGGGTTGCATTTACACCACGTCGTTCGTGTCtgttaataaattactcaattaattttacgtgaaataaataattagattaattaaaaaaaaaaattacttacatagGGACAAAATTCTGGTTTTGGATCATTACAATGCGGCTCACATTCTTCATgtaatttcataaattcattttcaCGACAAGGATGTCTCCGAAGTGCTTCGATTACTAAATATACaatcgatatatttttaaaaaacaattaacgtTGATGTcatttctaataaattatttaaaaattcattttgtagCTGAactatagatttaaaaaaaaaatgtttcggacaaaaattgtaggaaatttaatttactacaaaaaagatctcaatGCTTATTGACGTATCtctgataattttaaagttatcgaaaaaataaataaaagatgaattaatttacaaatatgtcaaaattaattttcttactttAAGTTGCAATTACGTCTAAACAATTGGACGTgcgtaaaaatttcaagataccttttttgtagagaatttaattgtctacaaaattatttccatacttttttatcatatctaTTCTCGTTTAgccagaatttgaattttatcacaataacttttaaattcaaattgaatttgaatttgaatttttactaattatcaattcgtaaatattataaagtaaCAAAAGTATGAGACTTACATGCAAAGCTGACGGCtgcagtgaataaaaaaagttgaatattCCTCGACGACATTTTGCAGTTAAATGTTCGCTACGACAGGTTCTCGTCCTCGAATGGACTTATCGGGTAAATTTGTGCCCTTAAAAGTATTGCCTGAGTGATAACTGAGCTCTTAGTGGTGGTGGAACATCTTTTatcttaaaagaaaaattttcgtaggACCGATGGGAGTAACTGTTAATACCTGATGACATCATTACTTAAGTATTTGCAGATAtccatcagaaaaaaaatgttttactcTCTCAATTTATCTGAAAGTTTGTCTGTCAGCACAATGACTGTAACAAATCGGGTACTAAGCTTGAGAtgtttttaacattttaagtCCATTGTTTTAACTTAAATGGAAACAGAAACTCAGAAAACATATTCTAGAATAATATATTACTGTGCGGTTAATAAgagactttttattttatctctgTTTATCTACGGTAGCTTCTGTAAACTAGATGTCACTATTtaggctttttatttttatttatttacagaaaGTATATAATGACTTCActgtttagtaattttttgatcatttttaatttaattgcaattaaaagtatcatttaatcaaatatatttatatatcataaaatgactccgattttttttagctcGGGAATTTTCAGTGACGGAGTCAActcagattaaaaatttactctgaattcaatctatttttttcaatttttacgtcgatttacatttttgaaaattttataattaaaatatttttggggtcaaatttttgaaaattaatttcattaatccCCTAAGATGTAgagccaagaatttttttccgcGGGCATTAAGATGGAAatcaatttttggaaaaataaaaaaattttggtcattataattttattatttgatttggacaaaataaataatgactcgttatttgattattactttatttgggcacacaaaaaatatatataattaagtgaaaaatacaaaaaaattatgacaatACACATGAactcataattaaaatataaaaaaaattgattaatgtttttttttgagcatgagtaaaaatttctagttGTTAGCTACTTCTCGATTAGCAGGTGTTCCAAAAATTTCTTCAAGCGTTTTCTTCGTTTCCGGATCATTGggatcaaaataatttttactttttttttgctcagaAACACTAAAAGGTTTTCCAAAAACTTGTTCAAATGCGGTCTttacttcaggatcatttggGTCGATATCACTTTCATAATTTACTGTTCCAGGAATCGTAGGAAGTTTTCCGAAAGTTTTCGCAATCTCTGCTCTCCACTTAGGATCGTCAATATTAGTCAATGGGTTTTCAGGTTTTGGAGTTGAT from Microplitis mediator isolate UGA2020A chromosome 7, iyMicMedi2.1, whole genome shotgun sequence includes the following:
- the LOC130672305 gene encoding serine protease inhibitor swm-1-like; the protein is MSSRNIQLFLFTAAVSFALIEALRRHPCRENEFMKLHEECEPHCNDPKPEFCPYTRTTWCKCNPGFVRNSQDLCVKPEECIDDEVSEETGNEDNIPDDADGEVFKVYSKYDKYCGENQFYTHNVIMCEPSCEYPIPHRKCQVTLAEGCRCKPGYLRNSQRVCVKPDHCENNKLIMLV